One Candidatus Limnocylindrales bacterium genomic region harbors:
- the lon gene encoding endopeptidase La, giving the protein MDENGQDKSIERTDYPKVPEDALILVPLRNAVLFPGLISPIAIGRATSVAAAREAARTDRKIGFVLQRDPEKNDVGPSDLHTVGTAGQIARMASAGENTHHLVVQGQERFHVLQFLEGWPFLVARVATIDTVEAIAGERSPEIEARFVRLKDQAVEAVHLLPNAPAELVGVVQAIDSPGQLCDMVASLLDVSNEEKQQVLECFDLRQRLDKVLEMLGGRVEVLRLSKEIGEKTKKEFDERQKEHVLREQIRQIQKELGEGEDTAEIEELKRAIDESGMPEDTLKHARKEFNRLARMGENSAESSMVRTYLEWLTELPWKPEPQQPIDIAIARRVLDDDHFGLEKVKRRILEYLAVRKLAPDGKSPILCFVGPPGVGKTSLGQSIARATGRKFQRVSLGGTHDEAEIRGHRRTYIGALPGNIIQAIRRAGSRAGVIMLDEVDKLGAGGFHGDPASALLEVLDPEQNARFRDNYLGVDFDLSRVMFILTANVLDTIPGPLRDRMEIIQLPGYTEEEKLEIAQRYLVRRQLEANGLLASQASISDAALRGIIGGYTREAGVRNLEREIGSVLRSAAMKIAEDKAERVDIDASDLHAILGPRRFESEVISRAPMPGVATGLAWTPVGGDILFIEASKIPGSGKLILTGQLGDVMKESAQAALTLAKQHIGDSLEKFDVHVHVPAGATPKDGPSAGVAMYLALVSILTGKPVRPDVAMTGEISLRGLVHPIGGIKEKLLAAMRAGITTVMLPRRNEKDLEDVPAEAREKLQLVFLDRVEDAVACAINTTWLARREPVAAVANARVI; this is encoded by the coding sequence ATGGACGAAAACGGACAGGACAAGTCTATCGAACGCACCGACTATCCGAAGGTGCCCGAGGATGCGCTCATTCTCGTGCCCCTGCGTAACGCGGTGCTCTTCCCCGGGCTGATCTCGCCGATCGCAATCGGCCGCGCGACGTCGGTCGCGGCTGCGCGCGAGGCCGCGCGCACGGACCGCAAGATCGGATTCGTGCTGCAGCGCGATCCGGAAAAGAACGACGTCGGGCCGTCGGACCTCCATACCGTCGGCACGGCCGGCCAGATCGCGCGCATGGCGTCCGCCGGCGAGAACACGCACCACCTCGTCGTGCAGGGTCAGGAGCGCTTCCACGTCCTTCAGTTCCTCGAAGGCTGGCCGTTCCTCGTCGCGCGCGTTGCGACCATCGACACGGTCGAAGCGATCGCCGGCGAGCGAAGCCCCGAAATCGAAGCCCGTTTCGTGCGCCTCAAGGACCAGGCCGTCGAAGCCGTGCATCTGCTGCCGAACGCTCCGGCCGAGCTTGTCGGCGTCGTGCAGGCAATCGATTCACCCGGGCAGCTCTGCGATATGGTCGCGAGCCTGCTCGACGTCAGCAACGAGGAAAAGCAGCAGGTTCTCGAGTGCTTCGATCTGCGCCAGCGTCTCGACAAAGTTCTCGAAATGCTCGGCGGACGCGTCGAGGTTCTGCGCCTCTCCAAGGAGATCGGCGAGAAGACCAAGAAGGAATTCGACGAGCGCCAGAAAGAGCACGTGCTGCGCGAACAGATCCGCCAGATCCAGAAAGAGCTCGGCGAAGGCGAAGACACTGCCGAGATCGAGGAGCTCAAGCGCGCGATCGACGAGTCCGGCATGCCCGAAGACACGCTCAAGCACGCGCGCAAGGAGTTCAACCGGCTCGCGCGCATGGGCGAGAACTCGGCGGAATCGTCGATGGTGCGCACGTATCTCGAATGGCTGACCGAGCTTCCGTGGAAACCGGAGCCGCAGCAGCCGATCGACATCGCGATCGCGCGCCGCGTGCTCGACGACGACCACTTCGGACTCGAGAAGGTCAAGCGCCGGATCCTCGAGTATCTGGCCGTCCGCAAGCTCGCGCCCGACGGCAAGAGCCCGATCCTTTGCTTCGTCGGCCCGCCCGGCGTGGGCAAGACTTCGCTTGGCCAGTCGATCGCGCGCGCGACCGGACGCAAGTTCCAGCGCGTCTCGCTCGGCGGCACGCACGACGAAGCCGAGATCCGCGGACACCGGCGCACGTACATCGGCGCGCTGCCCGGCAACATCATCCAGGCGATCCGCCGCGCGGGCAGCCGCGCGGGCGTCATCATGCTCGATGAGGTCGACAAGCTCGGCGCCGGCGGGTTCCACGGCGATCCGGCCTCGGCACTTCTCGAAGTGCTCGATCCGGAGCAGAACGCGCGTTTCCGCGACAACTATCTGGGCGTCGACTTCGACCTGTCACGGGTGATGTTCATCCTGACGGCGAACGTGCTCGACACGATTCCCGGGCCGCTTCGCGACCGCATGGAGATCATTCAGCTCCCCGGTTACACCGAGGAAGAAAAGCTCGAGATCGCCCAGCGCTACCTCGTGCGGCGCCAGCTCGAGGCCAACGGACTTCTCGCGTCGCAGGCGTCGATCAGCGATGCCGCGCTGCGCGGGATCATCGGCGGCTACACGCGCGAGGCCGGCGTCCGGAACCTCGAGCGCGAGATCGGCTCGGTGCTGCGCTCGGCGGCGATGAAGATCGCCGAAGACAAGGCCGAGCGCGTCGACATCGACGCGTCCGACCTTCACGCGATTCTCGGACCTCGACGGTTCGAGAGCGAGGTGATCTCTCGCGCGCCGATGCCGGGCGTTGCGACGGGTCTGGCGTGGACACCCGTCGGCGGCGACATCCTGTTCATCGAAGCCAGCAAGATCCCCGGCTCGGGCAAGCTCATCCTGACCGGCCAGCTTGGCGACGTCATGAAGGAGTCGGCGCAAGCCGCGCTGACACTGGCGAAACAGCACATCGGAGACTCGCTCGAGAAGTTCGACGTCCATGTGCATGTGCCGGCGGGCGCGACGCCGAAGGATGGACCGAGCGCAGGCGTGGCCATGTACCTCGCCCTCGTTTCGATCCTGACGGGCAAACCGGTGCGTCCGGATGTCGCAATGACAGGCGAGATCTCGCTGCGTGGCCTCGTGCATCCGATCGGCGGCATCAAGGAGAAGCTTCTTGCCGCGATGCGCGCCGGCATCACCACCGTGATGCTGCCGCGACGCAACGAGAAGGACCTCGAAGACGTGCCGGCGGAAGCGCGCGAGAAGCTGCAGCTTGTCTTCCTCGACCGGGTCGAGGACGCGGTTGCGTGTGCGATCAACACCACGTGGCTCGCACGCCGTGAGCCCGTGGCAGCGGTCGCTAACGCGCGCGTGATCTGA
- a CDS encoding roadblock/LC7 domain-containing protein — MDTMNADNSEMLKMMVLLSPEGSLLSSKGADAEQFATAAAYATQLAKLVGDGLGLDGFQELDCEFRRGRCLIYFDENGNTVGVRPRPEITMTSIREILGFR, encoded by the coding sequence ATGGATACGATGAACGCCGACAACAGCGAGATGCTGAAGATGATGGTGCTGCTTTCGCCGGAAGGCTCGCTGCTCAGCTCCAAGGGCGCAGATGCCGAGCAGTTCGCCACCGCGGCCGCCTACGCAACGCAACTCGCAAAACTGGTCGGAGACGGCCTCGGCCTCGACGGATTTCAGGAGCTCGACTGCGAGTTCCGGCGCGGCCGCTGCCTGATCTATTTCGACGAGAACGGCAACACCGTGGGCGTCAGGCCACGGCCGGAAATCACGATGACCAGCATCAGGGAAATTCTCGGATTCCGATAG
- a CDS encoding glutathione S-transferase gives MTSTYQLYYWPFIQGRGEFPRLVLEAAGVSYVDVARLSEDEGGGASAILPFLRGENSGFPPFAPPFLVAGDEVISQSANICRFVGERHGLAPDGDVARAQAASIALTAADVASEAHNTHHPISGSLYYKDQSEAAAAAAAAFRTERIPKFLDYFENVLRKSGSRWMFAGRMTYADVCVYQVIEGLEYAFPHSTKKAEQQTPALVAMCGAVAESPNVAAYLRSERRIAFNEMGIFRHYPELDEPT, from the coding sequence ATGACCAGCACGTACCAGCTCTACTATTGGCCGTTCATCCAGGGACGCGGTGAGTTTCCGCGTCTCGTGCTCGAAGCCGCAGGCGTCTCCTACGTGGACGTTGCGCGCCTGTCCGAGGACGAAGGCGGTGGTGCCTCCGCCATTCTTCCGTTCCTGCGCGGAGAGAACTCCGGATTTCCTCCTTTTGCGCCGCCGTTCCTGGTGGCGGGAGACGAGGTCATCTCGCAGAGCGCGAACATCTGCCGTTTCGTCGGCGAACGGCACGGGCTTGCGCCCGACGGCGACGTCGCCCGCGCGCAGGCCGCTTCGATCGCGCTGACCGCGGCAGACGTCGCGAGCGAAGCCCACAACACCCACCATCCGATCTCAGGCTCGCTCTACTACAAGGACCAGAGCGAAGCGGCGGCGGCCGCCGCCGCAGCCTTTCGCACCGAGCGCATCCCGAAGTTCCTCGACTACTTCGAGAACGTGCTGCGTAAATCCGGCAGCCGGTGGATGTTCGCAGGCCGCATGACGTACGCCGACGTGTGCGTCTACCAGGTCATCGAAGGCCTCGAGTATGCATTCCCGCATTCGACCAAGAAGGCCGAGCAGCAGACGCCGGCGCTCGTCGCGATGTGCGGTGCGGTCGCCGAATCACCGAACGTGGCCGCATATCTGCGCTCCGAACGGCGCATTGCCTTCAACGAGATGGGGATCTTCCGGCACTATCCGGAGCTCGACGAGCCCACTTGA
- a CDS encoding HEAT repeat domain-containing protein produces MTRAAAAASALLFVIAVAVAGAASGADNAAKPRMRAAGGQSILAASMRASAVVAGTISSRRPIDDKAWTAALVVDESVTGPVAVGKTTTITWEELSASRQVRFDDGERVLVVLDPVPDQTLWTRRMSRPENHADYIVAEHGDAFVRSPDPGSLDALLHYLMLAPQAQGGAPGAVRLVELAEAGNAVLAAEAITLLGQRKNLANDLGDPGTRILLHIAESPRNEAGVRTAALRLAAARSLPGTKETALALSQPGSAMRVEAVRALTALPSGLTPAQKLELLDDPDAAVRVIAIEVAGSAASRARIVEMMKKDSSPQVRLAAGVALVARDGSAALSDVMPLLDDPDAAVRMGMARRIGEVGSAAVEPLRNVVDRGSERAALAAVVGLTRAGHDGAAELVLLAHSHPNEKVKTFASLALGKAPDADKH; encoded by the coding sequence GTGACACGAGCCGCAGCGGCGGCCTCAGCGCTGCTTTTCGTGATCGCCGTCGCCGTTGCCGGCGCGGCTTCCGGTGCGGACAATGCCGCGAAGCCGCGCATGCGTGCAGCCGGCGGACAGTCGATCCTGGCTGCGAGCATGCGCGCTTCTGCAGTGGTTGCGGGCACGATCTCCAGCCGCAGACCGATCGACGACAAGGCGTGGACCGCCGCGCTCGTCGTCGACGAGTCGGTCACGGGGCCGGTCGCCGTCGGAAAGACCACAACGATCACGTGGGAAGAGCTGTCGGCTTCGCGCCAGGTGCGCTTCGACGACGGCGAGCGTGTGCTCGTCGTGCTCGATCCGGTTCCCGACCAGACCCTGTGGACGCGGCGCATGTCGCGCCCTGAGAATCATGCGGACTACATCGTGGCCGAGCACGGCGATGCATTCGTTCGCAGCCCCGATCCGGGCTCGCTCGATGCGCTGCTGCACTACCTGATGCTTGCGCCTCAGGCGCAGGGCGGTGCTCCGGGCGCCGTGCGCCTCGTCGAGCTCGCCGAAGCCGGCAACGCGGTCCTCGCGGCCGAAGCGATCACGCTTCTCGGACAGCGCAAAAATCTCGCGAACGATCTTGGCGATCCGGGAACGCGGATCCTGCTTCACATCGCCGAATCCCCGCGAAACGAAGCGGGTGTCCGTACGGCGGCGCTGCGGCTTGCGGCCGCGCGATCCCTGCCCGGTACCAAGGAGACGGCGCTCGCGCTTTCGCAGCCGGGATCGGCGATGCGCGTCGAAGCGGTGCGTGCGCTCACCGCACTTCCGTCCGGGCTGACGCCTGCACAGAAGCTCGAGCTGCTCGACGACCCGGACGCCGCCGTGCGCGTGATCGCAATCGAGGTCGCCGGCAGCGCGGCATCGCGTGCCCGCATCGTCGAGATGATGAAGAAGGATTCGTCGCCGCAGGTGCGACTGGCGGCCGGCGTGGCGCTCGTCGCGCGCGACGGTTCGGCCGCGTTGTCCGACGTCATGCCGCTGCTCGACGATCCCGATGCAGCGGTTCGCATGGGCATGGCTCGCCGGATCGGTGAGGTCGGCAGCGCAGCGGTCGAGCCGCTGCGTAACGTCGTCGACAGGGGCAGTGAGCGCGCAGCGCTTGCTGCGGTGGTCGGCCTCACGCGCGCGGGTCACGACGGAGCCGCCGAGCTCGTGCTGCTGGCGCATTCGCATCCGAACGAAAAGGTGAAGACGTTTGCCAGCCTTGCGCTCGGCAAGGCGCCCGACGCGGACAAGCATTAG
- a CDS encoding acyl-CoA dehydrogenase family protein, whose product MNELFTQSPPQLGNQYRDDQFLRDYLRRVLPEDVLRDVEPDLDEMGSIGGGELYQLQLADRLNEPRLVQWDAWGNRIDRIELTPLWQKAAPIAASRGLIAIPYEQRHARFSRIHQFASVYLFHPSSDVYTCPLAMTDGAARTLLSTGNKAIADRAVPRLTSRDPASAWTSGQWMTETTGGSDVGLSETRATPSSDGKWTLHGKKWFTSAATSEMTLTLARPDGNGPGGSGLALFYLETRDAAGKLNGIRIERLKDKLGTRKVPTAELMLDGTVAEAVIGTTNGTRNIAPMLQITRAWNSVTATAFMRRACALAQSYSKERKAFGALLADLPLHRETLADIEMETRAATLLAFELVELIGRDESGDIDEEQRALLRLVTPIAKLVTAKQTVAAVSEAIEAFGGAGYVEDTGLPVLLRDSQVLPIWEGTTNVLSLDAMLRADLAGGLHALRGRVLAAIQDAPGELGDAGAVAVAAIEHATSWATAGPDPRQLQGGARRFALTLGRALELALMIEHAAWAKTHDGQADGVALAQRFAQTRIDQIL is encoded by the coding sequence ATGAACGAGCTCTTCACGCAATCTCCGCCGCAACTCGGCAACCAGTATCGCGACGACCAGTTCCTTCGCGACTATCTCCGGCGCGTTCTTCCGGAAGATGTGCTGCGCGACGTCGAGCCCGACCTCGACGAGATGGGCAGCATCGGCGGCGGCGAGCTCTACCAGCTCCAGCTCGCCGATCGTTTGAACGAGCCGCGGCTCGTCCAGTGGGATGCATGGGGCAACCGCATCGACCGCATCGAGCTGACGCCGCTGTGGCAGAAGGCCGCGCCGATTGCAGCGAGCCGCGGCCTGATCGCGATTCCGTACGAACAGAGGCATGCGCGCTTCTCGCGCATCCACCAGTTTGCGTCCGTCTACCTGTTCCATCCGTCGTCGGACGTCTACACGTGCCCGCTCGCGATGACCGACGGCGCCGCGCGTACGCTCCTCTCGACCGGCAACAAGGCGATCGCCGACCGCGCCGTCCCGCGCCTGACGAGCCGCGATCCCGCGAGCGCATGGACGAGCGGCCAGTGGATGACCGAAACCACCGGCGGATCCGACGTCGGCCTGTCCGAAACGCGCGCAACCCCGAGCTCCGACGGCAAATGGACGCTGCACGGCAAGAAATGGTTCACGTCGGCGGCAACGTCCGAGATGACGCTGACGCTGGCAAGGCCCGACGGCAATGGTCCGGGTGGAAGCGGCCTCGCGCTGTTTTATCTCGAGACCCGCGACGCCGCCGGCAAGCTCAACGGGATCCGCATCGAGCGACTCAAGGACAAGCTCGGTACGCGAAAGGTTCCGACGGCCGAGCTGATGCTCGACGGCACGGTCGCCGAAGCCGTGATCGGCACGACCAACGGCACGCGCAACATCGCCCCGATGCTGCAGATCACGCGCGCGTGGAACAGCGTGACGGCGACCGCGTTCATGCGCCGTGCGTGCGCGCTCGCGCAGTCGTATTCGAAGGAGCGCAAGGCCTTCGGAGCGCTGCTCGCCGACCTGCCGCTCCATCGCGAGACGCTCGCCGACATCGAGATGGAAACGCGCGCCGCGACGCTGCTCGCATTCGAGCTGGTCGAGCTGATCGGGCGCGACGAGTCCGGCGACATCGACGAAGAGCAGCGCGCGCTGCTGCGCCTCGTGACGCCGATCGCAAAGCTCGTGACGGCCAAACAGACCGTTGCCGCCGTCAGCGAGGCCATCGAGGCGTTCGGCGGCGCCGGCTACGTGGAAGACACCGGGCTTCCGGTGCTGCTGCGCGATTCGCAGGTGCTTCCGATCTGGGAAGGCACGACCAACGTGCTTTCGCTCGATGCAATGCTGCGTGCGGATCTGGCCGGCGGCCTGCATGCGCTTCGCGGCCGCGTGCTTGCGGCAATCCAGGATGCTCCCGGCGAGCTCGGCGATGCCGGAGCCGTTGCCGTTGCGGCGATCGAACATGCGACCTCGTGGGCGACGGCCGGACCCGACCCGCGCCAGCTTCAGGGCGGCGCGCGGAGATTCGCTCTGACGCTCGGACGCGCGCTCGAGCTCGCGCTGATGATCGAGCACGCCGCGTGGGCGAAGACGCACGACGGACAGGCCGACGGCGTCGCCCTCGCGCAGCGCTTCGCGCAGACGCGCATCGATCAGATCCTCTGA
- a CDS encoding NAD(P)/FAD-dependent oxidoreductase, which translates to MQHCDVLIVGGGPAGSTCARALVAAGLDVIVADKATFPRDKICAGWITPAVVTELGLDVAEYSRDRTIDPIHGFRVGRMGDRIHDVRYDHPVSYGIRRCELDHYLLAASGARVAEGQRLERFERNDGRRNGGWIVDGKFAAAVLVGAGGHFCPVARALGGAPASPVITAEEVEFSLEEDELDGCDVEAGIPELYYTRDLTGYGWVFRKAGYVNIGLGVRSDRTASSDGRRLSHRIDDFLSYLKTSTRIGRAPRRKMSGHAYLLQPDSRRAVCGDGFVLIGDAAGLAYDRSGEGIRPAVESGLLAARSIRRAFEHQAVDRARFGDYAAALETRFGSSGFDPRSILPGSLLRGVASALMTSQWFSRHVLLERWFLHTHEQPLAA; encoded by the coding sequence ATGCAGCACTGCGATGTCCTGATCGTCGGTGGCGGTCCTGCCGGATCGACGTGCGCGCGCGCGCTGGTCGCCGCCGGGCTCGATGTCATCGTAGCCGACAAGGCGACGTTTCCCCGCGACAAGATCTGCGCCGGGTGGATCACGCCTGCCGTCGTAACCGAGCTCGGCCTCGACGTCGCCGAGTACTCCCGCGATCGCACCATCGACCCGATCCATGGCTTCCGGGTCGGCCGCATGGGCGACAGGATTCACGACGTGCGCTACGACCATCCGGTGAGCTACGGCATTCGGCGCTGCGAGCTCGATCATTACCTGCTCGCCGCGAGCGGCGCGCGAGTCGCCGAAGGACAGCGCCTCGAGCGATTCGAACGCAACGACGGCCGCCGAAACGGCGGCTGGATCGTCGACGGCAAGTTCGCAGCTGCAGTGCTGGTCGGAGCCGGCGGTCATTTCTGTCCGGTCGCACGCGCGCTCGGCGGCGCACCGGCGAGCCCCGTGATCACTGCAGAGGAGGTCGAGTTCTCGCTCGAGGAAGACGAGCTCGACGGCTGCGACGTCGAGGCCGGCATTCCCGAGCTCTACTACACGCGCGACCTGACCGGATACGGCTGGGTGTTCCGCAAAGCGGGCTACGTCAACATCGGTCTCGGCGTTCGCTCCGACCGGACGGCGTCGTCAGACGGCCGGCGGCTCTCGCATCGCATCGACGATTTCCTCTCGTACCTGAAAACCTCCACACGGATCGGTCGCGCCCCAAGGAGAAAGATGTCGGGCCATGCGTATCTGCTGCAGCCCGACAGTCGCCGCGCGGTCTGCGGCGACGGTTTCGTGCTGATCGGCGATGCCGCCGGCCTTGCCTACGATCGCAGCGGCGAAGGCATCCGGCCTGCCGTCGAGTCGGGGCTGCTCGCGGCCCGCAGCATTCGCCGTGCGTTCGAACATCAGGCGGTCGACCGGGCGAGGTTTGGCGACTACGCCGCTGCGCTCGAGACCAGATTCGGGTCATCGGGCTTCGATCCACGTTCGATCCTGCCGGGGTCGCTGCTTCGCGGCGTGGCGTCGGCGCTGATGACGTCGCAGTGGTTCTCCCGCCATGTGCTGCTCGAGCGGTGGTTTCTGCACACGCACGAGCAGCCGCTTGCGGCCTGA
- the aqpZ gene encoding aquaporin Z has product MGSKLAAEFLGTFWLVLGGCGSAVLAAAFPQVGIGLLGVSLAFGLTVLSGAYAFGPVSGGHFNPAVSVGLWAGGRFPSSDVIPYIVAQVTGAIVGAAVLLVIASGNAGFSLAGGFASNGYAAHSPGSYSLLSALVTEVVMTFMFLMVILGSTHQRAPVGFAGMAIGLALTLIHLISIPVTNTSVNPARSTGPALFVGGWALQQLWLFWVAPIAGAAIAGFVYRSVLEGRHVEPPVTGRVE; this is encoded by the coding sequence ATGGGTTCGAAGCTCGCGGCAGAATTCCTCGGAACATTCTGGCTGGTTCTCGGCGGCTGCGGCAGCGCGGTGCTCGCGGCCGCTTTTCCGCAAGTCGGAATTGGCCTTCTCGGTGTGTCTCTCGCTTTCGGACTGACCGTGCTCAGCGGCGCGTACGCGTTCGGTCCCGTTTCGGGCGGACATTTCAATCCCGCCGTTTCGGTCGGATTGTGGGCTGGCGGGCGCTTCCCGTCGTCGGATGTGATCCCGTACATTGTGGCGCAGGTGACGGGAGCGATTGTCGGTGCAGCCGTTCTGCTGGTGATCGCCAGCGGCAACGCCGGCTTCAGTCTCGCGGGCGGGTTCGCGTCGAACGGATACGCAGCGCATTCGCCTGGGTCGTACTCGCTGCTGTCGGCGCTCGTGACCGAAGTCGTCATGACGTTCATGTTCCTGATGGTGATTCTCGGCTCGACGCATCAACGGGCACCCGTCGGATTTGCCGGCATGGCAATCGGGCTCGCGCTGACGCTGATCCATCTGATCAGCATCCCGGTCACCAACACGTCGGTGAATCCCGCACGCAGCACGGGACCGGCGCTGTTCGTCGGAGGATGGGCGCTCCAGCAGCTCTGGCTTTTCTGGGTGGCACCGATCGCCGGTGCAGCGATCGCGGGCTTCGTTTACCGGAGCGTGCTCGAAGGACGCCACGTCGAGCCCCCGGTGACAGGCCGCGTCGAGTAG
- a CDS encoding cyclopropane-fatty-acyl-phospholipid synthase family protein — MRERERDHEVILMGTRSPSASELTSRETSELTSSEPGIDKLTAIDRALAGVLARGLGTAPVRLALWDGSELATANVRARARVRIASRNALIRLLVHPQLYFGECYADGSVEIDGDLPDLMTSLYEALGAPHGIHVAAADLYARFHRIHPARSRDNVYHHYDIGNDFYRLWLDERMVYTCAYFPSPDATLEEAQVAKLDHVCRKLRLKAGEKVIEAGCGWGALALHMADRYGARVRAFNVSHEQIEYAREMAARTGLDDRVEFIEDDYRSVTGSCDAFVSVGMLEHVGPPSYHALGRLMRHVLVPDGRGFIHTIGRPHPQPTNPWIRRRIFPDGYTPALSEMMEIFEPNGFAVLDVENLRGHYARTLEHWFSRFEAAIPRVRAMFDERFVRMWRLYLAGSIAAFRVGSMQLYQVLFARHAGARLPLTRDDIYAAG; from the coding sequence ATGAGAGAACGTGAGCGGGACCACGAGGTGATCCTCATGGGTACGCGCAGCCCGTCCGCCTCCGAGCTCACTTCCCGCGAAACCTCCGAGCTCACTTCCAGCGAGCCTGGCATCGATAAACTGACTGCGATCGATCGCGCCCTGGCCGGTGTGCTCGCCCGCGGCCTCGGCACTGCTCCCGTTCGCCTCGCGCTGTGGGACGGCTCCGAGCTCGCCACGGCCAACGTTCGCGCCAGAGCCAGGGTGCGCATTGCGTCGCGCAATGCGCTCATTCGTCTGCTCGTGCACCCCCAGCTCTACTTCGGCGAATGCTACGCGGACGGCTCGGTCGAGATCGACGGCGACCTTCCCGACCTGATGACGTCGCTCTACGAGGCACTCGGCGCTCCGCACGGAATTCACGTTGCGGCAGCCGACCTTTACGCGCGCTTTCACCGCATTCATCCCGCGCGTTCGCGCGACAACGTCTACCATCACTACGACATCGGCAACGATTTCTACCGTCTGTGGCTCGACGAGCGCATGGTCTACACATGCGCGTATTTCCCGAGCCCGGACGCGACGCTCGAGGAAGCGCAGGTCGCCAAGCTCGATCACGTGTGCCGCAAGCTCCGGCTCAAAGCCGGGGAAAAGGTCATTGAAGCCGGCTGCGGATGGGGCGCGCTCGCGCTGCACATGGCGGACCGCTACGGCGCGCGCGTGCGCGCGTTCAACGTTTCGCACGAGCAGATCGAGTATGCGCGCGAAATGGCAGCGCGCACCGGCCTCGATGACCGCGTCGAGTTCATCGAGGACGATTACCGCTCGGTCACCGGCAGCTGCGACGCGTTCGTTTCGGTAGGAATGCTCGAGCACGTGGGGCCGCCGAGCTACCATGCGCTCGGACGCCTGATGCGGCATGTGCTCGTGCCCGACGGGCGCGGGTTCATTCACACCATCGGCCGGCCTCACCCCCAGCCGACCAATCCGTGGATCCGCCGCCGCATCTTTCCCGACGGGTACACCCCTGCCCTCAGCGAGATGATGGAGATCTTCGAGCCCAACGGATTCGCCGTGCTCGACGTCGAGAATCTGCGGGGGCACTACGCGCGCACGCTCGAACACTGGTTCAGCCGTTTCGAAGCCGCGATCCCGCGCGTCCGGGCGATGTTCGACGAGCGCTTCGTGCGCATGTGGCGGCTGTATCTTGCCGGATCGATCGCGGCCTTCCGGGTCGGCTCCATGCAGCTCTATCAGGTGCTGTTCGCGCGTCACGCGGGCGCGCGGCTGCCGCTGACACGTGACGACATCTACGCGGCGGGCTGA